One Mycobacterium paraseoulense genomic window, CAAGGCGATCGGGCCGGTGTTCAAGCCGCTGGGGTTCGATTGGCACATCAACGTCGCACTGCTCGGTTCCTTCTCGGCGCGTGAGGTTTTCGTGTCGACGCTGGGCCAGGTGTCGGCGGCGACAAATCCCGAGGACCCGCATGAGGCTCTCGTCAGCATGGCGGACGAGGACGGCCACAAGGTGTTCACCTCGTCGACCGTCATCGCGCTGATGGCGTACTTCATCTTCGCGCTGCAATGCATGTCCACGGTCGCGGTGATGCGCCGCGAGACCAATTCGTGGCGGTGGCCCGCCTTCGCCTGGTGCTACATGTTCATCCTGGCGTGGACGATGGCGTTCGCGGCCCGGTCGATCGCGATCGGCGTCGGCGCATGATCCCGATCCACGCCACGGCCACCTCCGATCCGGCCCAGCTGCGCTGGGTGGTCCCCCCCGACCGGCTGCCTGCGCGCGGCACCGTGCGGCGGGCCCCGGGCAGGCTGGGCGCAATGCTGGGCAGCGGGACGGTCGCCGAGATCGTGGTGGGCGCCGACGACATCCTGATCACACTCGGCGTGGGTAACAGCTGGCGTGAGCTGGGAGACGACGTTCGCGAGGCACTCGGCGAGGCGCTGGTCGACCCCCAGGGCTGGGCGGTCGATGAATCATCCGGCCCGGATCTGGAAAGCGTTGCGGCGGAACTGCTTGCGGGACCCGTTGGGGCGCTTGCCGCCTCGCACGGCGGGTCGATCGAGCTCGTCTCGGTCGCCGGCCACACCGTGACCGTGCGAATGGTCGGCGCGTGCGACGGATGCCCGGCGGCGTCGTCCACACTACGGGATGTATTCGAGCGCGAGCTGCGGCGGCGGTTTGACGAGCGAGTCGTGGTGGCGTGCGAAAACGGTTCGACCGCAATCTCGTTGGGCAAGAAGCTGCTGTCGTTGATCGTCCGCTGAGGGAGCACTCAATCGAAGATGTCCCGGCTGGCAGCGCCGGCCGGTAGGGCGGGGTCGACAAACCACTCGCGCGGAAACAGCAGGCCGAACACCTGGGGCGGCACTCGAAGCAGCACCCCGTACATGCGCGCCCCCACACCGGATTCGCCGATCTGAGAGCGGTGGGCGGCGAAGGCGTCTCGCTTCTGCCGGGCGAAACGGAAGACGTCAATGTGGTGGGTGATGTTCGCCCGGGGCGTGTAGGCGGTGCGGGCGACGTCCGGCTCGTAGGGCGCCGGGAGCCGCAACAGACGGGCGAGATGGCCGATGCACACCAGTAATTCGCGCGGCATGGTCGCCTCCAGCACGCGCGGCGTCGCCGCGAGTTCGGCGCCCCGCTTGCCGACGCGATGCACCTGGACATGATCTCGGTGGCCGTAGCCGCCGTTGGGCGGGTAGCTGAGCAGCAGGTCCGCGTCTTCCTCGCCGAGGATCGCCGCGAGTCGCTGCGCCGCTTCCTCGACGTCCGCTCGCCCGAAGCGCACCCGTCCCGGTGGATCCGGGTAGAACAGCGGGCCGTAACCGCTGTCGGCGTAGCCGAGGCACTCGACCCGATCGACACCCAAAATGCTGGCGCTCGACTGCAATTCGTCCAGGCGGAAACCACTTTCGTCGTTCTGAATCCGCCCGTCGGTCGCGGTGACGACGACCACGCGATGACCGCCTGCGGCCGCACGCGCGAGCGTGCCCCCGGTGAGGATCACCTCGTCGTCCGGGTGTGCGTGGAATGCGACCACGGTGGCCATCAAACGCAGTATGCCCGCGACGCCGAGCGCGCGCCGCCCGGTAAGAAGTAGGGCATGACCGAACTATGGGTGGAGCGCACCGGATCGCGCCGCTACACCGGGCATAGCTCGCGCGGTGCGAAGGTACTCGTCGGCTCGGAGGACGTCGAGGGCGTGTTCACCCCCGGCGAGCTGATGAAGATCGCGCTCGCCGCGTGCAGCGGGATGTCCAGCGACCAGCCGCTCGCGCGCCGGCTCGGCGACGACTACACAGCGGTGGTCAGGGTCTCCGGTGATGCCGACCGTGAACGCGAGGTCTATCCACTGCTGGAAGAGACGCTCGAGCTCGACCTTTCGGGGCTGTCGCCGGAGGAGAAGGAGCGGCTGCTGACCGTCGTCGACCGGGCGATCGACCTGGTCTGCACCGTCGGGCGCACCCTGAAGGCCGGCACACGGGTCGAGTTCAAGGTGACCGATGTCGGATCCTGACGTCCGGCTCACCGCCTGGGTGCACGGCGAGGTCCAGGGCGTCGGCTTCCGCTGGTGGACGCGGTGCCGGGCACTCGAGCTGGGCCTTGCCGGGTACGCGGCCAACCAGGCCGACGGCCGCGTCCTGGTGGTCGCCCAGGGACCCCGCGAGGCCGGTGAGAAGCTGCTGGCACTGCTCAAGGGCGGCGAGTCCTGGCCGTCGAGACCTGGCCGCGTCGACGAGGTCGTCGCCGACTGGTCGCAGCCGCGGGAGCCGTTCGAGGGTTTCGTCGAGCGCTGATCACATCAGCCACAGGGGCATCACCGTGGGCGGCTACGGCCCGATCGCCGACGTGATAGCGCCGGCGCTATCACGTTTCGTACGCACGTATTGCGGGTCTCGGAGTGACGGATGTGGCTCGTGTGGCCGCCGTGCCGACCGCCCGATTCCGGGCCGCCGACACTCCGGCGAGGACGCGGGACGAGCCCGGCTGACCGGTAGTCTGGCTGGCCGTGTACCTCAAGAGTCTGACGCTGAAGGGCTTCAAGTCCTTCGCATCGCCGACGACTCTGCGTTTCGAACCGGGGATCACCGCGGTCGTCGGGCCCAACGGGTCCGGGAAATCCAACGTCGTCGACGCCCTGGCCTGGGTCATGGGGGAGCAGGGAGCAAAGACGCTGCGCGGCGGCAAGATGGAAGACGTCATCTTCGCCGGCACCTCGTCGCGCGCCCCGCTGGGCCGCGCCGAGGTAACCGTCACCATCGACAACTCCGACAACGCGCTGCCCATCGAATACTCCGAGGTGTCGATCACCCGGCGCATGTTCCGGGACGGCGCCAGCGAATACGAAATCAATGGCGCCAGTTGCCGTTTGATGGACGTGCAAGAGCTGCTCAGCGACTCCGGGATCGGCCGGGAGATGCACGTCATCGTGGGGCAGGGCAAGCTCGACGAGATCTTGCAGTCGCGCCCCGAAGATCGTCGCGCCTTCATCGAGGAGGCCGCGGGGGTGCTCAAGCACCGCAAGCGCAAGGAAAAGGCCCTCCGCAAACTCGACGCGATGTCGGCGAACCTGGCCCGCCTCACCGACCTCACCACCGAGCTGCGCCGCCAGCTCAAACCGCTGGGCCGCCAGGCCGAGGTGGCCCGCCGCGCCCAGACCATCCAGGCCGATCTGCGCGACGCCCGGTTGCGCCTGGCCGCCGACGACCTGGTCAACCGGCAAACCGAGCGCGACGCCATCTTCGAGGCCGAGGCCGCCATCCGCCGCGAGCACGACGAGGCCGCCGCCCGCCTGGCCGTGGCGTCCGAGGAGCTCACCGCGCACGAGGCGGCGGTCGCCGAACTCTCGCAGCGGGCCGAATCGGTGCAGCACACCTGGTTCGGGCTCTCCGCGCTGGCCGAACGGGTGGCCGCGACGGTCCGCATCGCCAGCGAGCGCGCGCATCACCTCGACCTGGAACCGGCGCCACCCAGCGACACCGACCCCGACGCTTTGGAGGCCGAGGCCGAGCGGGTCGCGGTGGCCGAGCGGCAATTGCTGGGCGAACTGGCCGAGGCGCGCACCCGCCTCGAAGCCGCCCGGGCCGAATTGGCCGAACGCGAGCGCGAGGCCGCCGAGGCCGATCGCGCCCACCTGGCCGCGGTGCGGGCCGAAGCGGATCGGCGTGAAGGCCTGGCGCGGCTGGCCGGTCAGGTGGAGACCATGCGGGCGCGCGTCGAATCGATCGACGACAGCGTCGCGCGGCTGTCCGAACGCATCGAGCAGGCCGCCGCCCGCGCGCAGCAGTCCAAGGCGGAATTCGAGACCGTGCAGGGACGCGTCGGTGAACTCGACCAGGGTGAGGTGGGCCTGGACGAGCACCACGAGCGGACCGTGGCCGCGCTGCGACTGGCCGACGAACGTGTCGCCGAACTGCAGGCCGCCGAACGCGACGCCGAACGCCGGGTGGCCTCGTTGCGGGCCCGCATCGACGCGCTGGCGGTCGGGCTGGAGCGCAAGGACGGCGCGGCCTGGCTTACCGAAAATCATTCTGGCGCAGGGCTTTTCGGGCCGATCGCCAAGCTGGTCAAGGTCCGCTCCGGCTACGAGGCGGCGCTGGCCGCGGTGCTGGGCTCGGCGGCCGACGCGCTGGCCGCCGAGAGTTTCGGCGCGGCCCGGTCCGCGGTCGCCGCGCTCAAACAGGCCGACGGCGGACGCGCGGCGCTGGTGCTGGGTGACTGGCCCGCCGATCACCCCGCGTCGCGCGATGCCCTGCCCGGCACCGCGCTGTGGGCGCTGGACCTGATCGACGCGCCCGCGCGGTTGCGCGGCGCCATCACGGCGATGCTGTCGGGCGTGGCGGTGGTCGAGGACCTGGGCCAGGCGCTCGAGCTGGTGGCGGCCCGCCCGCAGTTGCGCGCGGTCACGCTCGACGGCGACCTGGTGGGCGCCGGCTGGGTGAGCGGGGGCTCCGACCGCAAGCTGTCCACGCTCGAGGTGACCTCGGAAATCGACAAGGCGGGCAGCGAGCTGGCCGCCGCGGAATCGCAGGTCGCCCAGCTGACCGCTGCGCTGTCCGGCGCGCTGACCGAGCAGGCCGCCCGCCAGGACTCCGCCGAGCAGGCGTTGGCCGCGCTCAACGAATCCGACACCGCGATCTCGGCGATGTACGAGCAGCTGGGCCGGCTCGGGCAGGAAGCCCGCACGACCGAAGACGAGTGGAACCGGTTGCTGCGGCAGCGCGAGGAGCTCGAAGCGGGCCGCGCGCAGACCGTCGACGAAGTCACCGAGCTGGAAAACCGGCTGCGCAACGCGCAAGAGACGCAGCACGTGCATGCCGAACAGCCCAACCATGCGGAGGTGCGCCAGCGGATCGCCGCCGCGGCCGAAGGCGCCCGCAGCGCCGAGGTGGAGGCCCGGTTGGCGGTGCGGACCGCCGAGGAGCGGGCCAACGCGGTGCGTGGGCGCGCGGATTCCTTGCGCCGCGCCGCCGCGGCGGAACGCGAGGCGCGGCTGCGGGCCCAGCAAGCGCGCGAGGCGCGGGTGCGCGCGGCCGCCGTCGCCGCGGCGGTGGCCGACTCGGGACGGCTGCTGGCCCGGCGGCTGGACGGGGTGGTCGCGGCGGCGTCCACGATTCGCGACGCGTTGGCGGCCGAACGCCAGCAGCGTGCGACGGCGATGGCGGCGGTGCGCGACGAGGTGAACGCGTTGAGCGCCCGGGTGGCCACCCTCACCGACTCGCTGCACCGCGACGAGGTGGCCAACGCGCAGGCGGCGATGCGCATCGAGCAGCTCGAGCAGATGGTGCTCGAGCAGTTCGGCATGGCACCGGCCGACCTGATCGCCGAGTACGGGCCCGACGTGGCACTGCCGCCCACCGAGCTCGAAATGGCCGAATTCGAGCAGGCCCGCGAACGCGGTGAGCAAGTCGTCGCGCCCGCACCGATGCCGTATGACCGCGCCACCCAGGAGCGCCGGGCCAAACGCGCCGAGCGGGAGCTGGCCGAGCTGGGCCGGGTCAACCCGCTGGCGCTCGAGGAGTTCGCCGCGCTCGAGGAGCGCTACAACTTCCTGTCCACCCAGCTCGAGGACGTCAAAGCGGCGCGCAAGGACCTGCTCGACGTCGTCGCCGACGTCGACGCCCGGATCTTGCAGGTGTTCAGCGACGCCTTCGTGGACGTGGAACGCGAATTCCGGGAAGTCTTCACCGTGCTGTTCCCCGGCGGCGAGGGCCGGCTGCGGCTCACCGACCCCGACGACATGCTCACCACCGGCATCGAGGTGGAGGCGCGTCCGCCGGGCAAGAAGATCACCCGGCTGTCGCTGCTGTCCGGTGGCGAGAAGGCGCTGACCGCGGTGGCGATGCTGGTCGCCATCTTCCGCGCCCGCCCGTCGCCGTTCTACATCATGGACGAGGTGGAGGCCGCGCTCGACGACACCAACCTGCGCCGGCTGATCAGCCTGTTCGAGCTGCTGCGGGCGCGGTCGCAGCTGATCATCATCACGCACCAGAAGCCGACGATGGAGGTCGCCGACGCGCTGTACGGCGTGACCATGCAGGGCGACGGCATCACCGCGGTGATCTCGCAGCGGATGCGCGGGCAGCAGGTGGAGCAGTTGGTGTCCAGCTCCTCCTAGCGGCGTCGACCCCGCGCCGACCGCGTGGCCTCATGCCCCTGAAACAATGTCAGCGTGTCACAAGGTCTTTGGATCGCCGTCGCGGTCATAGCCGTCCTGGTTCTCGTCGCCGCGCTGGTCGCAGGCCTGGTGCGCTACCGCCGCCGGCGGATCAGCTTCGCGGCCAAGCCGGAGCCCGGCGCGATCGACCGGTCGGGCGGCTACACCGCGTCGTCGGGCATCACCTTCAGCCAGACCTCAACGGCCGACCGGCTCGACACCACCGGCCTGCCCGCGGTGGGCGACGACGCCACCATTCCGCACGACGCGCCCCGGCGCACCATCTCCGAGGTTCAGCTCCCCGAACCGCAGGCACCGGAGAGTCTCGCCCCGCCGCCGGTAGCCCCGGCGCCCCCCGAGACCCCCGAGCCGCCGGCGGCCCCCGAGATCGAGGCCATCGCGCCGCCCGAGGGCCGGCTGGAGCGACTTCGCGGCCGGCTGGCCCGGTCGCAGAACGCGCTGGGGCGCAGCGTGCTCGGCCTGATCGGCGGCGGCGACCTGGACGAAGACGCCTGGCAGGACGTCGAGGACACGCTTCTGGTCGCCGACCTGGGCCCGGTGGTCACCGAGTCGGTGATGTCGCAGCTGCGCGCCCGGCTGGCCGGCAGCGCCGTGCGCACCGAGGCCGACGCGAAGGCCGTCCTGCGTGACGTGCTGATCCGGGAGCTGCACCCCGACATGGACCGCTCGATCCGCGCCCTGCCGCACGCCGACCACCCGTCGGTGCTGCTGGTCGTGGGAGTCAACGGCACCGGGAAGACGACCACCGTCGGCAAGTTGGCCCGGGTGCTGGTGGCCGACGGGCGCCGCGTCGTGCTCGGCGCCGCCGACACGTTCCGGGCCGCCGCGGCCGACCAGCTGCAGACCTGGGCGTCCCGGGTCGGCGCGGAGGTGGTGCGCGGGGCCGAAGGCGCCGACCCCGCATCGGTGGCGTTCGACGCCGTCGACAAGGGCATCGCCTCGGGCGCCGACGTGGTGCTCATCGACACCGCCGGCCGGCTGCACACCAAGGTCGGACTGATGGACGAGCTCGACAAGGTCAAGCGCGTGGTAACACGACGGGCCGAGGTCGACGAGGTGCTGCTGGTGCTCGACGCCACCATCGGGCAGAACGGGCTGGCCCAGGCGCGGGTGTTCGCCGAAGTCGTCGAGATCACCGGCGCCGTGCTGACCAAGCTCGACGGAACGGCCAAGGGCGGCATCGTCTTCCGCGTCCAACAGGAACTCGGGGTGCCCGTGAAGCTGGTCGGCCTCGGGGAAGGTCCCGACGATCTGGCACCGTTCGAGCCGGCCGCATTCGTCGACGCTCTGCTCGGCTGAAAGCCCTAACACGCCGAGCGGGACGTTAATCCCGCCGAAACACAGCGGCCCCATCGCCGAAACACTTATTGCGCAAGGTTCTGGATCAGGCCACAGGCGCACGTCTGACGGCCCTTCCCGTGCGACCGGAGGTGATAGCGCGTGGCATTCCCGCAATTGGGCCAACCCGATACCGGCGACACCGCCTGGATGTTGGCGAGTTCTGCGTTGGTTCTGTTGATGACGCCGGGTCTGGCGTTCTTCTACGGCGGCATGGTGCGCACCAGAAGCGTGCTCAACATGATCATGATGAGCATCAGCGCGATGGGCGTGGTGACCGTGCTCTGGGTGCTCTACGGCTACTCGATGTCGTTCGGTGACGACCGGGGCGGCGTCGTGGGCAACCCGACCGATTACTGGGGCCTGGCAAAGCTTGTCGGCGGCAACGCCGTCAAGGCGGACCCGAGCAAGGGCGTCGCGCAGGTCGACATCCCGCTGGCGGGCACCATGCCCGCCACCGTGTTCGTGGCCTTCCAGCTGATGTTCGCGATCATCACCGTCGCCCTGATCTCGGGCGCGGTGGCCGACCGGCTCAAGTTCACCGCCTGGCTGGTGTTCTCCGGGTTGTGGGCGACGTTGGTCTACTTCCCGGTCGCGCACTGGGTCTTCGCCGCCGACGGCTTCGCGTCCGAGCACGGTGGCTGGATCAACAACAAGCTGCACGCCATCGACTTCGCCGGAGGGACGGCGGTCCATATCAACTCCGGTGTGGCGGGCCTGGCCTTGGCGATCGTCCTCGGCAAGCGCAAGGGCTGGCCCACCACGCTGTTCCGCCCGCACAACCTGCCGTTCGTGATGCTCGGCGCCGGATTGCTGTGGTTCGGCTGGTTCGGGTTCAACGCCGGTTCGGCGACCAGCTCCAACGGCTCGGCCGGGTCGACGTTCATGACCACCACCATCGCCACGGCCACGGCCATGCTGGCCTGGCTGCTCACCGAGCGCATCCGCGACGGCAAGCCCACCACGCTGGGAGCGGCGTCGGGCATCGTCGCCGGCTTGGTTGCGATCACGCCGTCCTGCTCGTCGGTCAACGTGCTGGGTGCGATCGTGGTCGGCCTGGTGGCCGGCGTGGTGTGCGCGCTGGCGGTCGGGCTGAAGTTCAAGTTCGGCTTCGACGACTCGCTCGACGTGGTCGGCGTGCACATGATCGGTGGTCTGGCGGGCACTCTGCTGGTGGGCCTGCTCGCAGCGCCGGAGAGCACGGCGATCAACGGTGTCACCGGGGTGTCGAAGGGGTTGTTCTACGGCGGCGGCTGGGCCCAGCTGGAACGGCAGGCGGTCGGCGCGTTCGCGGTACTCTTCTACTCCGGCATCGTCACGCTGATCCTGGCTTTGATCCTGAAGTACACGATGGGGCTGCGCGTCGACGCCGAGGAAGAAGCCAACGGCATCGACGAGTCTGAGCACGCGGAGAGCGGTTACGATTTCGGAGCGATCGGTGGGCAGGGATCCGTCCTGCCGGCGGCGCGGATTCCGGTGGATGACCGCAACGGGCTGGAGGAGGACCGAGTGGGCGACAAGGTGGAGGCAGAGCAGGCATGAAGCTAGTCACCGCAATCGTGAAGCCGTTCACCCTCGATGACGTCAAGACCAGCCTCGAGGAAGCGGGCGTCCTGGGGATGACGGTCAGCGAAATCCAAGGGTACGGCCGGCAGAAGGGCCACACCGAGGTTTACCGGGGTGCCGAGTACTCGGTGGATTTCGTGCCGAAGGTGCGAATCGAGGTCGTGATCGACGATTCCCTCGTGGACAAGGTCGTGGACAGCATCGTCCGGGCGGCGCGCACCGGCAAGATCGGTGACGGCAAGGTCTGGGTCACCCCCGTGGAAACCATCGTGCGGGTGCGCACGGGTGAACGCGGAACCGATGCCCTCTGACCCTAGCCGCCCATTGCTGAACCGGGCCGGACGGGCCGGGAGGGTATGACAGACCCACCCGACCCGTCCGGGTCATCTGGAGCGGGAGCTCAAAGCTCCGGCAGGGCAAGCGATCTGGCCGCCGCCCGGCGCCAGCTGCTGTCCGAGGGGCGCGAGCTCGGCGCGGCGGAGCTGCGGAAAGCCTGGCTGGAGCTCCATGAATCCTGGCTGGTCGCCAAGGCCGGCGAGATCGGCATCACCGACGACAGCGGTTTCGCGATCGTGGGTGTGGGCGGTTTGGGCCGGCGTGAGCTGCTGCCGTATTCCGACCTCGACCTGATGCTGTTGCACGACAACAAGTCTGACGAGACGTTGCAGCAAGTCGCCGACGGGCTGTGGTATCCGTTGTGGGACGCCAATGTTCGGCTCGACCACAGCGTGCGCACGGTGTCGGGGGCCCTGGGCGTCGCCAACAAAGACATGGTGGCGGCGCTGGGCATGCTCGACGCGCGGCACATCGCCGGGGACGAGCACCTGTCGGCCGAACTCATCGACGGGGCGCGCCGCCAGTGGCGCAGCGCGATCCGATCCCGTATGGACGAGCTCGTCACGATGACATACGAACGCTGGCAACGGTGCTGGCGCATCGCGCAGCGGGCCGAGCCGGACCTGAAGTCGGGGCGCGGCGGTCTGCGCGACGTCCAACTGCTCGACGCGCTCGGCGTCGCGCAGCTCATCGACCGCCGCGGCATGGGGCATCCGGACGCGCCGGGCGGCTCGCTGGACGCCGCGTATCTCACGTTGCTCGACGTGCGCACCGAACTGCACCGGGTGTCCAAACGCGGGCTGGATCAACTGCTGGCGCAGTTCGCCGACGAGGTGAGCGCCGCGTTGGGGGTAGGGGACCGGTTTGCGTTGTCCCGCATGCTCTCCAGTGTCAGCCGCACCATCGCCTACCACGCCGAAACCGGGCTGCGAACGGCGCAGAACGCGCTGCCCCGGCGTGGCCTCACCGCCCTGGTGCGACGCCCGAAGCGCCGCCCCTTGGACGAGGGCGTGGTGGAGTACGACGGCGAGGTGGTGCTTGCCCGCGACGCCCAACCCCAAACCGATGCCGGATTGGTGTTGCGCGTGGCGGCAGCGTCGGCGAACACCGGCCTGCCCATCAGCGCGGGCACGCTCATGCGGCTGGCCGACAACGTCCCCGACCTGCCGTCACCCTGGCCACGGGAGGCGCTCGACGACCTGTTGGTGGTGCTCCTGGCCGGGCCCACGACGGTCAACACGATCGAGTCGCTGGACCGCACCGGGCTGTGGGGCCGCATCTTCCCGGAATGGGACGCGGTCCGTGACCTGCCCCCGCGCGACGTCTCGCACAAGTGGACCGTCGACCGGCACATCGTCGAAACGACCGTGA contains:
- the smc gene encoding chromosome segregation protein SMC — translated: MYLKSLTLKGFKSFASPTTLRFEPGITAVVGPNGSGKSNVVDALAWVMGEQGAKTLRGGKMEDVIFAGTSSRAPLGRAEVTVTIDNSDNALPIEYSEVSITRRMFRDGASEYEINGASCRLMDVQELLSDSGIGREMHVIVGQGKLDEILQSRPEDRRAFIEEAAGVLKHRKRKEKALRKLDAMSANLARLTDLTTELRRQLKPLGRQAEVARRAQTIQADLRDARLRLAADDLVNRQTERDAIFEAEAAIRREHDEAAARLAVASEELTAHEAAVAELSQRAESVQHTWFGLSALAERVAATVRIASERAHHLDLEPAPPSDTDPDALEAEAERVAVAERQLLGELAEARTRLEAARAELAEREREAAEADRAHLAAVRAEADRREGLARLAGQVETMRARVESIDDSVARLSERIEQAAARAQQSKAEFETVQGRVGELDQGEVGLDEHHERTVAALRLADERVAELQAAERDAERRVASLRARIDALAVGLERKDGAAWLTENHSGAGLFGPIAKLVKVRSGYEAALAAVLGSAADALAAESFGAARSAVAALKQADGGRAALVLGDWPADHPASRDALPGTALWALDLIDAPARLRGAITAMLSGVAVVEDLGQALELVAARPQLRAVTLDGDLVGAGWVSGGSDRKLSTLEVTSEIDKAGSELAAAESQVAQLTAALSGALTEQAARQDSAEQALAALNESDTAISAMYEQLGRLGQEARTTEDEWNRLLRQREELEAGRAQTVDEVTELENRLRNAQETQHVHAEQPNHAEVRQRIAAAAEGARSAEVEARLAVRTAEERANAVRGRADSLRRAAAAEREARLRAQQAREARVRAAAVAAAVADSGRLLARRLDGVVAAASTIRDALAAERQQRATAMAAVRDEVNALSARVATLTDSLHRDEVANAQAAMRIEQLEQMVLEQFGMAPADLIAEYGPDVALPPTELEMAEFEQARERGEQVVAPAPMPYDRATQERRAKRAERELAELGRVNPLALEEFAALEERYNFLSTQLEDVKAARKDLLDVVADVDARILQVFSDAFVDVEREFREVFTVLFPGGEGRLRLTDPDDMLTTGIEVEARPPGKKITRLSLLSGGEKALTAVAMLVAIFRARPSPFYIMDEVEAALDDTNLRRLISLFELLRARSQLIIITHQKPTMEVADALYGVTMQGDGITAVISQRMRGQQVEQLVSSSS
- a CDS encoding ammonium transporter, translating into MLASSALVLLMTPGLAFFYGGMVRTRSVLNMIMMSISAMGVVTVLWVLYGYSMSFGDDRGGVVGNPTDYWGLAKLVGGNAVKADPSKGVAQVDIPLAGTMPATVFVAFQLMFAIITVALISGAVADRLKFTAWLVFSGLWATLVYFPVAHWVFAADGFASEHGGWINNKLHAIDFAGGTAVHINSGVAGLALAIVLGKRKGWPTTLFRPHNLPFVMLGAGLLWFGWFGFNAGSATSSNGSAGSTFMTTTIATATAMLAWLLTERIRDGKPTTLGAASGIVAGLVAITPSCSSVNVLGAIVVGLVAGVVCALAVGLKFKFGFDDSLDVVGVHMIGGLAGTLLVGLLAAPESTAINGVTGVSKGLFYGGGWAQLERQAVGAFAVLFYSGIVTLILALILKYTMGLRVDAEEEANGIDESEHAESGYDFGAIGGQGSVLPAARIPVDDRNGLEEDRVGDKVEAEQA
- a CDS encoding P-II family nitrogen regulator — translated: MKLVTAIVKPFTLDDVKTSLEEAGVLGMTVSEIQGYGRQKGHTEVYRGAEYSVDFVPKVRIEVVIDDSLVDKVVDSIVRAARTGKIGDGKVWVTPVETIVRVRTGERGTDAL
- a CDS encoding NifU family protein, whose protein sequence is MIPIHATATSDPAQLRWVVPPDRLPARGTVRRAPGRLGAMLGSGTVAEIVVGADDILITLGVGNSWRELGDDVREALGEALVDPQGWAVDESSGPDLESVAAELLAGPVGALAASHGGSIELVSVAGHTVTVRMVGACDGCPAASSTLRDVFERELRRRFDERVVVACENGSTAISLGKKLLSLIVR
- a CDS encoding PIG-L deacetylase family protein produces the protein MATVVAFHAHPDDEVILTGGTLARAAAGGHRVVVVTATDGRIQNDESGFRLDELQSSASILGVDRVECLGYADSGYGPLFYPDPPGRVRFGRADVEEAAQRLAAILGEEDADLLLSYPPNGGYGHRDHVQVHRVGKRGAELAATPRVLEATMPRELLVCIGHLARLLRLPAPYEPDVARTAYTPRANITHHIDVFRFARQKRDAFAAHRSQIGESGVGARMYGVLLRVPPQVFGLLFPREWFVDPALPAGAASRDIFD
- a CDS encoding acylphosphatase, whose translation is MSDPDVRLTAWVHGEVQGVGFRWWTRCRALELGLAGYAANQADGRVLVVAQGPREAGEKLLALLKGGESWPSRPGRVDEVVADWSQPREPFEGFVER
- a CDS encoding OsmC family protein, which encodes MTELWVERTGSRRYTGHSSRGAKVLVGSEDVEGVFTPGELMKIALAACSGMSSDQPLARRLGDDYTAVVRVSGDADREREVYPLLEETLELDLSGLSPEEKERLLTVVDRAIDLVCTVGRTLKAGTRVEFKVTDVGS
- the ftsY gene encoding signal recognition particle-docking protein FtsY encodes the protein MSQGLWIAVAVIAVLVLVAALVAGLVRYRRRRISFAAKPEPGAIDRSGGYTASSGITFSQTSTADRLDTTGLPAVGDDATIPHDAPRRTISEVQLPEPQAPESLAPPPVAPAPPETPEPPAAPEIEAIAPPEGRLERLRGRLARSQNALGRSVLGLIGGGDLDEDAWQDVEDTLLVADLGPVVTESVMSQLRARLAGSAVRTEADAKAVLRDVLIRELHPDMDRSIRALPHADHPSVLLVVGVNGTGKTTTVGKLARVLVADGRRVVLGAADTFRAAAADQLQTWASRVGAEVVRGAEGADPASVAFDAVDKGIASGADVVLIDTAGRLHTKVGLMDELDKVKRVVTRRAEVDEVLLVLDATIGQNGLAQARVFAEVVEITGAVLTKLDGTAKGGIVFRVQQELGVPVKLVGLGEGPDDLAPFEPAAFVDALLG
- a CDS encoding [protein-PII] uridylyltransferase, which codes for MTDPPDPSGSSGAGAQSSGRASDLAAARRQLLSEGRELGAAELRKAWLELHESWLVAKAGEIGITDDSGFAIVGVGGLGRRELLPYSDLDLMLLHDNKSDETLQQVADGLWYPLWDANVRLDHSVRTVSGALGVANKDMVAALGMLDARHIAGDEHLSAELIDGARRQWRSAIRSRMDELVTMTYERWQRCWRIAQRAEPDLKSGRGGLRDVQLLDALGVAQLIDRRGMGHPDAPGGSLDAAYLTLLDVRTELHRVSKRGLDQLLAQFADEVSAALGVGDRFALSRMLSSVSRTIAYHAETGLRTAQNALPRRGLTALVRRPKRRPLDEGVVEYDGEVVLARDAQPQTDAGLVLRVAAASANTGLPISAGTLMRLADNVPDLPSPWPREALDDLLVVLLAGPTTVNTIESLDRTGLWGRIFPEWDAVRDLPPRDVSHKWTVDRHIVETTVNAAPLTTRVARSDLLALGALLHDIGKGRGTDHCVLGAELTIPIANRLGLSAQDTDTLAGMVRHHLLLPITATRSDLNDPKTIASVAAALHGDPQLLELLHALAEADSKATGPGVWSDWKASLIDDLVRRCRLVMAGEPLPEAEPISPHYLSLAADRGVHVEINPGDQERLTAVMLAPDQRGLVSKAAAVLALNSLRIHSALANIHEGVAIVEFVVSPVFGSPPESGLLRQQFNGALAGHLDVLGTLERRDSDAISAASARAGEIQAGVPVTRSTAPPRILWLDTVTVGQLIFEVRAMDRLGLLALLTNALERAGADIVWAKVNTFGSTAADVFCVTVPAHAEQDARAAIEQNLLAVLGGPAVEVLEEPVGD